In the Exiguobacterium aurantiacum genome, one interval contains:
- the istA gene encoding IS21 family transposase codes for MHSYFALHKIATALKISRPTVYKYLKMTYEDALHEFDDKACSRKKKLDAYRDWIIAWLEEYPHLSSAQVHDWLLERYPDLSVGSSTVRTYVKEIREVYQIEKKRIVRHYEAIPEQPMGKQVQVDWGETRQRTKDGKTIKLYFIAFVLAHSRMKYVEWRERPFTTKDTIHCHENAFHFYGGRPSEIVYDQDHLIAINENAGDVLLTNEFQAYVNERKFRIHLCRRADPESKGMIENVVKYIKRNFADSRVYRHIEDWNDRSMRWLERTGNHNVHQTTKKRPAEVFSVEKQHLQPVLSLLSFESIHMESIARNVGKDNTIRYRSNRYTVPIGTYSSAKKKVVFVEVTDQDRLLIRESPEGNVIADHRISKESGKLIQNRDHLRDRSKGIEELKQQVLAYFEDREAASDYLGELSRRYPRYRRDQFNIIRDVATMYPNHLTTALEKCSQESLFSANDFRDVVHYLAILSDDGHDPKPDTERPKKSGIQVATRPIQAYTDILKGVTAK; via the coding sequence CTGCACTCCTATTTTGCACTACACAAAATCGCCACAGCACTAAAAATATCGAGACCAACGGTATATAAGTATCTGAAGATGACATATGAAGATGCCCTACATGAATTTGACGATAAAGCCTGTTCACGAAAGAAGAAGCTCGATGCCTACCGAGACTGGATCATTGCATGGTTGGAGGAGTATCCGCATTTGAGCAGCGCACAAGTACATGACTGGTTACTTGAAAGATATCCCGACCTCTCGGTCGGGTCGAGCACGGTCAGGACATACGTGAAGGAAATCCGAGAAGTCTATCAGATTGAAAAGAAAAGGATCGTCCGCCATTACGAGGCCATCCCTGAACAACCGATGGGCAAGCAAGTACAGGTGGACTGGGGTGAGACCAGACAACGGACTAAAGACGGGAAAACGATAAAGCTTTATTTCATCGCGTTCGTACTTGCGCACTCTCGGATGAAGTATGTGGAATGGAGAGAACGTCCGTTCACCACCAAGGACACCATTCACTGCCATGAAAATGCGTTCCACTTCTATGGTGGGCGCCCTTCTGAAATCGTCTACGACCAGGATCACCTCATCGCAATCAACGAGAACGCAGGTGACGTCCTATTGACCAATGAGTTTCAAGCCTATGTGAACGAACGGAAGTTCAGGATCCATCTATGTCGCAGGGCCGACCCGGAGTCGAAGGGGATGATTGAGAACGTCGTGAAGTACATCAAACGGAATTTTGCGGACAGCCGAGTGTACCGGCATATCGAGGATTGGAACGACCGTTCCATGAGATGGTTGGAGAGGACAGGAAATCATAACGTCCATCAGACAACGAAAAAAAGACCAGCTGAAGTGTTCTCCGTCGAAAAACAACACTTACAACCGGTCTTATCGCTACTCTCTTTCGAAAGTATCCATATGGAAAGTATAGCAAGGAACGTCGGCAAGGACAACACAATCCGTTATCGCTCAAACCGCTACACCGTCCCAATCGGGACCTACTCATCGGCCAAGAAAAAGGTGGTATTCGTCGAGGTGACCGATCAGGATCGATTATTGATCCGCGAGTCTCCCGAGGGGAACGTGATCGCAGACCACCGGATCAGCAAAGAGAGCGGAAAACTGATTCAAAACCGTGACCACCTTCGGGATCGTTCCAAAGGAATCGAAGAACTGAAGCAACAAGTCCTCGCCTATTTCGAGGACAGAGAGGCCGCGTCCGATTATCTGGGTGAGCTCTCAAGGCGTTACCCGAGATACCGACGTGACCAGTTCAACATCATCAGGGACGTCGCGACCATGTACCCCAATCACTTAACGACGGCACTGGAAAAGTGTTCGCAAGAGAGTCTGTTCAGCGCCAACGATTTCCGAGACGTGGTCCACTATCTCGCGATCCTCTCGGACGATGGGCATGATCCAAAACCCGATACCGAACGTCCGAAGAAATCCGGGATACAAGTCGCAACGAGGCCGATCCAAGCCTACACCGACATCCTGAAAGGGGTGACGGCAAAATGA
- the istA gene encoding IS21 family transposase, producing the protein MSDINCIKFLRNHKSHSINRIAKNLDLNWRTVKKYADSAQLPSETIRPKRGMMYGTKWGEMVEDWLTEDQMLQKKLRRTNKKIYETLVANGFEGSYRTVCNFIKSWHMTSEEENDTRHERLQHPPGEAQVDFGTMEVVKDSHAVDVKCLVMSLPFSNRTAAVALPAENQECFLTGLKMLFEEIGGVPQQLRIDNLPAAVIQPRTTKEEAIYTDAFLQFMAHYGFQVQSCNPYSGNEKGSVENKVGYVRYNFLVPAPVMHDYDSMNRQLSVSLRDDMERVHYEKHVLIRELFEEEQRHLLRLPQEDFPVFKEELFKVNKYGEITIDKTKVLVPSGSRHGQVRAILRWDSMKILSLHGEILYEEKRPYMMTKRALPWENIISTWHKKPRSFGHSRYSEYLPGRIKEYLGVPNLLVRQERLAWIRAKLALYPILEINERLYELLSEDDDPAVVEDHPYDVDWSKYDSLNRPWGEGGTA; encoded by the coding sequence ATGTCCGATATCAATTGTATCAAATTTCTCAGAAACCACAAATCACATTCAATCAACCGAATCGCTAAAAATCTAGACCTCAATTGGAGGACGGTAAAGAAATATGCAGATTCAGCTCAATTGCCGAGTGAAACCATTCGCCCCAAGAGGGGCATGATGTACGGAACGAAATGGGGCGAGATGGTCGAGGATTGGTTGACCGAAGATCAGATGCTTCAGAAAAAGTTAAGACGAACGAATAAAAAGATTTATGAAACGCTGGTGGCGAACGGATTCGAGGGTTCTTACCGAACGGTCTGCAATTTCATCAAGAGCTGGCATATGACGAGCGAGGAGGAAAACGACACAAGGCACGAACGATTGCAGCACCCTCCGGGTGAGGCGCAGGTGGATTTCGGAACGATGGAAGTCGTCAAAGATAGTCATGCGGTCGATGTAAAGTGCCTCGTCATGAGTTTGCCCTTCAGCAACCGCACGGCAGCCGTCGCCCTCCCCGCAGAAAACCAAGAGTGCTTCCTGACGGGGCTCAAAATGCTTTTTGAAGAAATCGGCGGTGTGCCGCAACAGCTCAGAATCGATAATCTCCCCGCCGCAGTCATCCAACCGCGAACGACGAAAGAAGAGGCAATCTATACAGATGCTTTCCTGCAGTTCATGGCTCATTATGGCTTCCAAGTCCAAAGCTGCAATCCTTATAGCGGAAACGAGAAAGGAAGTGTCGAGAACAAGGTAGGATACGTTCGATACAATTTCCTTGTCCCGGCTCCTGTCATGCATGATTACGATTCGATGAACCGACAGCTCTCAGTTTCCCTACGGGACGATATGGAGAGAGTACACTACGAAAAGCATGTGCTGATCCGTGAGTTGTTCGAAGAAGAGCAGAGACATCTATTGCGATTGCCGCAAGAAGACTTCCCCGTCTTCAAAGAAGAACTGTTCAAGGTGAACAAGTACGGCGAAATAACGATCGATAAGACGAAAGTCTTGGTCCCTTCAGGGTCTCGTCATGGGCAAGTACGCGCCATCTTAAGGTGGGATTCGATGAAGATTCTCTCACTTCACGGAGAAATCCTCTACGAAGAAAAACGGCCCTACATGATGACAAAACGTGCGCTCCCGTGGGAAAACATCATCAGCACTTGGCACAAGAAGCCGAGAAGCTTCGGTCACTCCCGTTATTCCGAATATCTGCCGGGTAGAATCAAAGAGTACCTGGGCGTGCCGAACTTACTCGTTCGGCAGGAAAGACTGGCCTGGATCCGAGCCAAGCTCGCACTGTATCCGATCCTCGAGATCAATGAACGCCTATACGAGCTACTGAGCGAGGACGACGATCCAGCCGTGGTTGAGGACCATCCTTATGATGTGGACTGGAGCAAGTATGATAGCCTGAATCGGCCGTGGGGAGAAGGTGGCACCGCATGA
- the istB gene encoding IS21-like element helper ATPase IstB codes for MSLKEMCKSLRLAYVAEIYESIPTESPEKFLMELFSMEMRLREEAKAQRFIKKAKFINNKSLDDYHWGNHIYFPKHLDKDELTSLNFVEHSQNVVLTGSPGTGKTHLAIGLGREACHKGYEVRFFRVSELVEQLNKSWRDGKLSSFHSRLESADLIILDEMGYIPLTKESAELLFHLITDWYERKSLIITSNLEFSQWNRIFGDARLTAALVDRVIHHAHILNFTGDSYRVTHALSKH; via the coding sequence ATGAGCTTGAAAGAAATGTGCAAGTCGCTCCGCCTTGCCTACGTCGCCGAAATCTATGAATCGATTCCAACGGAATCTCCTGAAAAATTTCTTATGGAACTTTTCTCTATGGAAATGCGTCTCCGCGAAGAAGCGAAGGCGCAACGATTTATCAAAAAGGCGAAATTTATCAATAACAAGTCACTCGACGACTATCACTGGGGCAATCACATCTACTTCCCGAAGCATTTGGATAAGGACGAACTGACCTCACTGAATTTCGTCGAGCATTCACAGAACGTCGTTCTGACAGGGTCCCCGGGAACAGGAAAGACCCATTTGGCCATCGGACTCGGGAGAGAGGCTTGTCACAAAGGGTATGAGGTGAGGTTCTTCCGGGTCTCCGAGCTCGTAGAGCAACTCAACAAGTCCTGGCGCGATGGGAAGCTGAGCAGCTTCCATTCACGTCTCGAATCGGCAGACCTTATCATTTTGGACGAGATGGGATACATCCCTCTCACAAAAGAATCTGCGGAACTCCTGTTCCATCTGATCACCGACTGGTATGAGCGAAAGAGCCTGATCATCACATCCAACCTTGAGTTCAGCCAGTGGAATCGTATCTTTGGCGACGCGCGCCTAACGGCGGCACTCGTCGATCGTGTCATCCATCACGCACATATACTTAACTTCACAGGTGACAGTTATCGTGTCACGCATGCGTTGTCGAAACATTAA
- the bcrC gene encoding quaternary ammonium compound efflux SMR transporter BcrC, translating to MKGYVALGIAIIGEIFGTSMLKLSEGFTNIYPTIGVAIGFFIAFYTLSLSLKTLPLSLAYAIWSGVGTALTALIGVLVWNEPFNILTFIGLVMIVGGVIILNQRSADTKTSTSH from the coding sequence ATGAAAGGGTATGTTGCATTAGGAATTGCGATTATTGGTGAAATATTCGGAACATCTATGTTGAAATTATCTGAAGGATTTACGAATATATACCCCACAATTGGAGTAGCAATTGGCTTCTTCATAGCGTTCTATACATTATCATTGTCTTTAAAAACTTTGCCTTTAAGTTTAGCTTACGCAATCTGGTCAGGTGTAGGAACAGCTCTGACAGCTTTAATAGGTGTTTTGGTGTGGAATGAACCATTCAACATTCTTACATTTATTGGTTTAGTTATGATTGTCGGTGGAGTAATTATACTTAATCAAAGATCTGCTGACACGAAAACAAGCACTTCTCATTAA
- the bcrB gene encoding quaternary ammonium compound efflux SMR transporter BcrB, producing the protein MNPYVLLIGSILFEVFGSSMMKASNGFKKLVPTVGLVIGMGSAFYLLSKALEHIPLGTAYAIWSGAGTALTAIVGILVWKEKFNLKILLGLLIIIAGVVVLKLSH; encoded by the coding sequence ATGAATCCATATGTATTATTAATTGGCTCAATCTTATTTGAAGTATTCGGAAGTTCTATGATGAAGGCATCAAATGGCTTTAAGAAATTAGTCCCTACAGTTGGTTTAGTAATAGGTATGGGGAGTGCTTTTTACCTTCTCTCCAAAGCATTAGAACACATTCCGTTAGGAACTGCTTATGCAATATGGTCTGGTGCAGGAACTGCTCTTACTGCGATTGTTGGTATTCTTGTTTGGAAAGAAAAGTTTAATCTAAAAATATTACTTGGCTTACTAATCATTATAGCTGGTGTTGTGGTACTTAAATTGTCTCATTAA
- the bcrA gene encoding efflux transporter transcriptional regulator BcrA — MSAKGQDKRAHLLNAAIELLGSNDFDTLTLEAVAKQANVSKGGLLYHFPSKEALYAGITELIFQDFVYRFNELAENDPIEKGKWTRALIHAYTDDLNNSQVLNIASHSFSKLNHTVTENILVHFEYIQSKIDEDGIDSVLATTIRLTLDGLYYSEFFKLGQINFDLREKIIEKLIESTT, encoded by the coding sequence ATGTCAGCAAAAGGACAGGACAAAAGAGCGCATCTACTAAATGCTGCAATAGAACTCTTAGGTTCAAACGATTTTGATACTTTGACATTAGAAGCAGTCGCAAAGCAAGCCAATGTTAGCAAAGGTGGTTTATTGTATCATTTCCCCTCAAAAGAAGCATTATATGCTGGAATAACTGAACTAATTTTTCAAGACTTTGTATACCGATTTAATGAATTAGCTGAGAATGATCCTATAGAAAAAGGAAAATGGACTCGCGCCTTAATACATGCATACACTGATGATTTAAACAATTCTCAAGTTCTAAATATAGCATCTCATTCTTTTTCGAAATTGAACCATACTGTTACAGAAAACATCCTCGTCCACTTCGAGTATATTCAATCAAAAATTGATGAGGATGGTATTGACTCTGTACTAGCAACAACAATTCGGCTTACCCTCGATGGTCTTTATTATTCCGAGTTCTTTAAGTTGGGACAAATCAATTTTGACTTACGAGAAAAAATCATCGAAAAATTAATTGAATCTACAACCTAG
- a CDS encoding helix-turn-helix domain-containing protein, which yields MTKFTKTLKIQIAERYLAGKDGYTALGNAFGVNRKKIREWTLLYERWGETIFDPSYTAHSQAFKLRVLNDMAENGLSLMDAALKYRLSSLGMISTWRSTYEREGPEGLAAKPKDRAPMPRRKKQEPKEMTEVEKLKERVEYLEMENAALKKLKALVQEEDARRTGSRPK from the coding sequence ATGACCAAATTCACAAAGACGTTGAAAATACAGATCGCTGAGCGCTACTTGGCAGGTAAAGACGGCTACACTGCGTTAGGCAATGCGTTCGGGGTGAACCGTAAGAAGATACGTGAGTGGACACTTCTCTACGAACGCTGGGGAGAGACGATCTTCGATCCGTCCTATACAGCCCACTCGCAGGCGTTTAAACTAAGGGTACTAAACGATATGGCGGAAAACGGGCTGTCCTTGATGGACGCGGCCCTAAAGTACCGACTCTCCTCTCTCGGGATGATCTCCACCTGGCGATCGACGTACGAACGGGAGGGACCTGAGGGTCTGGCCGCCAAGCCGAAAGATCGTGCCCCGATGCCGAGACGGAAGAAGCAGGAACCCAAAGAGATGACGGAGGTCGAGAAGCTCAAGGAACGGGTCGAGTACCTCGAGATGGAGAACGCCGCGTTAAAAAAATTGAAAGCCTTGGTTCAAGAAGAGGATGCGCGACGAACCGGATCAAGGCCCAAGTGA
- a CDS encoding IS3 family transposase, whose translation MIDELRATYPVPGLLQVLDMARSVYYYWRTRLTADDKYADVKEAIQALFHEHEGRCGYRRIHALLERQGFRHDPKTVLRLMDELDLKCLVRMKKYRSYKGEVGTIAPNLLERDFQATGLNQQWVTDVTEFHLFGEKLYLSPMMDLSNREIIAYSMSVTPRYPFIGEMLDQAIARLDSDTRPILHSDQGWQYQFRAFTAKLREHGITQSMSRKGNCLDNAAIESFFAVLKSELLYLRKFKDMAHFKQELERYIEYYNHRRIKKRLKNLSPV comes from the coding sequence GTGATCGACGAGCTACGAGCCACCTATCCTGTACCGGGGCTCCTCCAGGTGCTCGATATGGCTCGAAGCGTCTACTACTACTGGCGGACGCGCCTGACGGCCGATGACAAGTACGCGGACGTGAAGGAAGCGATCCAGGCCCTCTTCCACGAACACGAGGGACGTTGTGGCTATCGTCGCATCCATGCGCTCCTCGAGCGCCAAGGCTTCCGGCACGACCCGAAGACCGTGTTGCGTCTCATGGACGAGCTCGATCTCAAGTGCCTCGTCCGCATGAAGAAATATCGGTCCTACAAGGGAGAGGTCGGAACGATCGCACCGAACCTCCTCGAACGGGATTTTCAGGCCACAGGCCTAAACCAGCAGTGGGTGACCGATGTCACCGAGTTCCATCTTTTCGGGGAGAAACTCTATCTCTCACCGATGATGGATCTGTCAAACCGGGAAATCATCGCCTATTCGATGTCCGTTACGCCTAGGTATCCGTTCATCGGCGAGATGTTGGACCAAGCCATCGCAAGACTCGACAGTGATACAAGGCCAATCCTCCATTCTGACCAGGGCTGGCAATACCAGTTCCGAGCGTTCACGGCGAAGCTGCGCGAACACGGCATCACCCAAAGTATGTCCCGAAAGGGTAACTGTCTCGACAACGCGGCCATCGAAAGCTTCTTCGCCGTGCTCAAGTCCGAGCTCCTTTATCTCAGGAAGTTTAAGGATATGGCGCATTTCAAACAGGAGCTCGAGCGCTACATCGAGTATTACAATCATCGTCGAATCAAGAAACGACTAAAAAACCTGAGCCCGGTTTGA
- a CDS encoding IS3 family transposase (programmed frameshift) — protein MARSRHSIEQKLSALRMMEEETYTWKEIMEAHNVSENTLRVWKVKFDTGGIDALKESRTWRHYTKEQKIAAVRDYLDGATTVEVLSNHQISDGSVLRKWIKKYTSHSELTDSRKGMNRAMTKGRKTTFEERFEIVKYCLENGRNYQQTAEQYQVSYGQIYSWVKKYDTDGAEALLDRRGRTKPEDELSEEEKLKRQIRQMELENELLRADNLFPKKVRGDREEVVISQVRLQQRYIAIKELYEEEAISIVLLCRVAGISRAAYYKWLNRTIPVRQEENEKLLEDIRLLYDQANGTYGYRRITMTINRLRRQQSLSRFNEKRIYRLMHSHGIQSVIRRKRKRHKKSTPQHVAENLMNREFSASRPDEKWCTDVTEFKYGTGKKAYLSAIIDLYDGSIVAYRIGRSNNNGLVFQTMMPAIAGLRTGARPMIHSDRGFQYTSRGFKQMVEDAGMTRSMSRVGRCIDNAPIESFWGTLKVEMYYLREFQAYSELTRAIENYISFYNHDRFQKRLNGLSPVEYRSQTA, from the exons ATGGCGAGAAGTCGGCATTCGATCGAACAAAAACTGAGTGCGCTGCGCATGATGGAAGAAGAAACCTATACGTGGAAGGAAATCATGGAAGCGCATAACGTCTCTGAGAATACCCTCCGGGTGTGGAAAGTGAAATTCGATACCGGCGGGATCGACGCGTTGAAGGAATCGAGGACCTGGAGACATTACACCAAGGAACAAAAGATTGCCGCCGTCCGTGACTATCTCGATGGGGCCACCACGGTGGAAGTCCTCTCCAACCATCAAATCAGTGATGGATCTGTTCTTCGAAAATGGATTAAGAAGTATACTAGTCATAGCGAGTTAACAGATTCGAGAAAAGGGATGAATCGAGCTATGACAAAAGGAAGAAAAACTACATTCGAAGAGCGCTTCGAGATCGTGAAATACTGTTTGGAGAATGGACGCAACTACCAGCAGACCGCGGAACAATATCAGGTGTCTTATGGGCAAATCTATAGCTGGGTCAAGAAGTATGACACGGACGGGGCAGAAGCGCTCCTGGACCGCCGTGGGCGTACGAAGCCAGAGGACGAACTAAGTGAAGAGGAGAAGCTGAAACGCCAGATCCGGCAAATGGAGCTTGAGAACGAACTTCTTCGTGCGGACAACCTGTTCC CTAAAAAAGTTAGAGGAGATCGAGAGGAGGTCGTGATCAGCCAGGTACGGCTACAGCAACGATATATCGCCATCAAAGAATTATACGAAGAGGAGGCCATCTCGATCGTCCTCCTCTGTCGAGTCGCCGGCATCTCACGGGCGGCCTATTACAAATGGTTGAACCGTACCATACCGGTGCGTCAAGAAGAGAACGAGAAGCTTCTGGAGGACATTCGTCTACTCTATGACCAGGCGAACGGCACATACGGGTACCGTCGGATCACGATGACAATCAATCGGCTGCGCCGGCAACAGAGCCTGTCCCGATTCAATGAGAAGCGAATCTATCGCTTGATGCATAGCCATGGGATCCAATCGGTCATCCGCCGGAAGCGGAAGAGACATAAGAAGTCAACGCCGCAACATGTGGCCGAGAACCTGATGAACCGAGAATTCAGTGCGTCCCGCCCGGACGAGAAATGGTGCACCGACGTCACCGAGTTCAAGTATGGGACCGGGAAGAAGGCGTATCTGAGCGCGATCATCGACCTGTATGACGGCTCGATCGTCGCCTACCGCATCGGAAGGTCCAATAACAACGGGCTCGTCTTCCAGACGATGATGCCAGCCATCGCGGGGCTCCGTACAGGAGCACGTCCGATGATCCATAGCGACCGAGGGTTCCAATATACCTCAAGAGGGTTCAAACAGATGGTAGAAGACGCGGGAATGACCCGCAGCATGTCCCGGGTCGGGCGTTGCATCGACAACGCCCCGATCGAGAGTTTTTGGGGCACCTTGAAAGTGGAGATGTACTACTTGCGTGAGTTCCAGGCCTATAGCGAACTCACGAGGGCCATCGAGAACTACATATCGTTCTACAACCACGATCGTTTCCAGAAACGACTAAACGGCTTGAGCCCTGTCGAATACAGGTCTCAAACCGCCTAG
- a CDS encoding helix-turn-helix domain-containing protein codes for MYKYIGNIIRFNRIKAKKTQHEVATGICSISHLSKIEKGVYLPNQETLHLLLERLGKKIDFEKDQHQRLVKLIDDFYYHWSYSEVSQMKSTFEMMEKEESHYIVSDYLNQYLLAQLANELNEKNHEKAESLLYTLDNLEVMSNTDMSKFVILKMSFLNKYKDSKKAAEYAESNEDLIVSDDKAEFFYQKGLIYSYNISPSLSLIHMNKAYESFGKGTNFTRMITCKSVMAINYSRLGLMKEAEKEYIELLRMLSKFRNENMLHETRYNYGIFLKNAKRYDEAFEVFKSCEQYFSTKEEHQCLLILAMWETKLHLNDLQEEEILEFTSSFKNSASKCKLHKKYLVYADLMILKSKKNEKEYYRLLETNYLRLIEKENSYIEIRKRYLELLDYYKNKNHSKYQKLLVAFHQNEESMEMIRW; via the coding sequence TTGTATAAATATATTGGGAATATCATCCGATTTAATCGTATTAAAGCTAAGAAAACCCAACACGAAGTCGCAACTGGGATATGTTCTATCTCACATTTAAGCAAAATCGAAAAAGGTGTGTACCTTCCTAATCAAGAGACATTACATCTGCTTCTCGAAAGACTTGGGAAAAAAATTGATTTTGAGAAAGATCAGCATCAAAGACTAGTAAAACTTATTGATGACTTTTATTACCATTGGTCTTACAGTGAAGTTAGTCAAATGAAATCGACTTTTGAAATGATGGAAAAGGAGGAGTCACATTACATAGTCAGTGATTATTTGAATCAATACCTATTGGCTCAATTGGCCAATGAATTAAACGAAAAAAACCATGAAAAGGCTGAATCTCTCTTATACACACTTGATAATTTAGAGGTGATGTCCAATACCGACATGAGTAAATTTGTCATATTAAAAATGTCTTTCCTGAATAAGTATAAAGATTCTAAAAAGGCTGCAGAATATGCTGAATCAAATGAAGATCTAATAGTGAGTGACGATAAGGCTGAATTCTTTTACCAGAAAGGTCTCATTTACAGCTATAACATTAGTCCGTCACTTTCTTTAATCCATATGAACAAAGCATATGAATCTTTTGGTAAAGGGACGAATTTTACCAGAATGATAACTTGTAAGTCGGTTATGGCCATTAATTACTCAAGATTGGGTTTAATGAAAGAAGCAGAAAAAGAGTATATTGAGTTGTTGCGTATGCTATCAAAGTTCCGTAATGAAAATATGTTACACGAGACGCGATATAACTATGGTATCTTCTTGAAAAATGCAAAACGATATGACGAGGCATTTGAAGTGTTTAAGAGTTGCGAGCAATATTTTTCAACTAAAGAAGAACATCAATGTCTTTTGATTCTTGCCATGTGGGAAACCAAGCTCCATTTAAACGATCTTCAGGAAGAAGAGATTTTAGAATTTACATCATCTTTCAAGAATAGTGCGTCAAAGTGTAAGCTTCATAAGAAATATTTGGTTTATGCCGATTTAATGATTCTAAAGAGTAAAAAAAATGAGAAAGAATACTATCGGTTACTTGAAACTAATTACTTAAGATTAATCGAAAAAGAAAACTCTTATATTGAAATAAGAAAAAGATATTTGGAACTCTTAGATTACTATAAAAATAAAAATCATTCTAAATATCAGAAATTATTAGTAGCGTTTCACCAAAATGAAGAATCTATGGAGATGATCAGATGGTAA
- a CDS encoding helix-turn-helix domain-containing protein, with the protein MYTIDEAFEILSKNKITSHKETVRNWVRKGVIQAEPLESRKKGYRISEEALEQFIKERMPEGWELYPESVTGEARDMVKNEEEAPYHVEVDVEAIKERAREEMWYELLGKFVFEDYFVLKKSEVKAAVEHMRYSKEFEAEVWERCSKHTWGHATPRVPYLLDYFMFEGRRIPFNKDFDGRDEQIIHALIEKIRLDKVNGRRN; encoded by the coding sequence ATGTATACGATTGACGAGGCATTTGAGATTCTATCGAAGAACAAGATTACCAGCCACAAGGAGACAGTCCGCAACTGGGTACGAAAAGGCGTGATCCAGGCAGAACCGCTCGAGTCGCGTAAAAAAGGCTATCGGATCAGTGAAGAGGCGCTCGAACAGTTCATCAAAGAACGGATGCCGGAAGGATGGGAGTTGTATCCAGAGTCGGTGACAGGGGAAGCTCGGGATATGGTCAAGAATGAAGAAGAGGCCCCGTATCACGTCGAAGTCGATGTAGAAGCGATTAAAGAGCGAGCTCGCGAGGAGATGTGGTACGAGTTGCTCGGCAAATTCGTCTTCGAGGACTACTTCGTCCTGAAGAAATCAGAGGTCAAGGCCGCTGTCGAGCATATGCGGTATTCAAAAGAGTTCGAAGCCGAGGTCTGGGAACGTTGCTCGAAGCACACGTGGGGCCACGCGACACCGCGTGTCCCTTACCTGCTTGATTACTTTATGTTCGAAGGGAGGCGGATTCCCTTCAACAAAGATTTCGATGGAAGAGATGAACAGATCATTCATGCGTTGATCGAGAAGATCCGGCTCGATAAAGTGAACGGAAGACGAAACTAA
- a CDS encoding IS30 family transposase: MSYTHLTTTERVKIETYLELGMSIRSIARRIGRQPSTVSREIRRNPGYESGRAQKRYEKAKTNCGAKTKLDDTMRRTIVEKLRATWSPEQIVGRLFNGKLAFSTIYRWIYAGRIDVPLTVLRQKGKRQKPTETRGRINVGLSISQRPPEVRGRRTFGHWELDTVVSGRGKSKACVATFIERKSRFYLALPIADRTAASMEGAIHAVHVAFPDGTFETATTDRGKEFSGHERIQASLGVPMYFADPYASWQRGSNENANGLLREFFPKGTDFAQVAHDELADALTKINGRPRKCLNWKTAHEAFTEEVLRLI, encoded by the coding sequence ATGAGCTACACCCATCTTACCACAACGGAACGCGTGAAAATAGAGACGTATCTGGAGCTCGGGATGTCCATCCGGTCCATCGCGAGACGGATCGGGCGACAGCCATCGACCGTCTCGCGGGAGATCAGACGGAACCCCGGCTACGAATCGGGACGTGCCCAGAAACGCTACGAGAAGGCGAAGACCAACTGTGGCGCCAAGACGAAACTCGACGACACGATGCGCCGGACGATCGTCGAGAAGCTGCGTGCGACCTGGTCCCCGGAACAGATCGTGGGACGGCTCTTCAACGGAAAGCTCGCCTTCTCCACCATCTACCGTTGGATCTATGCGGGACGGATCGACGTGCCCCTGACCGTGCTCCGCCAGAAAGGGAAACGTCAAAAGCCGACCGAGACGCGCGGACGCATCAACGTCGGACTCTCCATCTCGCAACGACCGCCAGAGGTCAGGGGGCGCCGGACGTTCGGGCACTGGGAGCTCGACACCGTCGTCTCCGGACGAGGGAAGTCGAAGGCGTGCGTCGCGACGTTCATCGAGCGGAAGAGCCGGTTCTATCTCGCCCTGCCGATCGCGGACCGCACCGCGGCCTCGATGGAGGGGGCGATCCATGCGGTGCACGTCGCCTTCCCGGACGGCACGTTCGAGACGGCGACGACGGACCGGGGCAAGGAGTTCAGCGGTCACGAGCGCATCCAGGCGTCACTCGGTGTGCCGATGTATTTCGCCGACCCGTACGCATCGTGGCAACGGGGAAGCAACGAGAACGCCAACGGGCTCCTGCGCGAGTTCTTCCCGAAAGGAACGGACTTCGCGCAGGTGGCGCATGACGAACTCGCGGACGCGCTCACCAAGATCAACGGGCGGCCGAGAAAATGCCTGAACTGGAAAACCGCACACGAGGCCTTCACCGAGGAAGTGTTGCGCTTAATTTGA